From a single Stomoxys calcitrans chromosome 4, idStoCalc2.1, whole genome shotgun sequence genomic region:
- the LOC106091276 gene encoding TM2 domain-containing protein CG11103 — protein MFSYRTICMGFILLYYFSHLAEAVQARSDREQQVSSSLATSSRADSSNVYRIWGPKVLCSLLPDDFLECNKPIDHKDNRTAKEEKGYGCLKFGGLNYEDVEHTKVHCTVFPDIDCHGPRTFQRDGVPCIRYSEHYFLTTLLYSLLLGFLGMDRFCLGQTGTAVGKLLTLGGVGVWWIVDIILLITNRLTPEDDSNWNPYV, from the exons ATGTTTTCCTATAGAACTATATGCATGGGATTTATTTTGCTTTACTACTTTAGCCATTTGGCAGAAGCGGTACAGGCACGTAGTGACCGAGAACAGCAAGTTTCATCATCCCTTGCGACCAGCTCCCGTGCCGACAGTAGTAATGTTTATCGAATATGGGGTCCAAAAGTGCTTTGTTCTCTTCTGCCAGACGATTTTTTGGAATGTAACAAACCCATCGATCATAAAGATAATAGAACAGCCAAAGAGGAAAAAGGCTATGGCTGTTTAAAATTTGGTGGTCTTAATTACGAAGATGTGGAGCACACAAAG gttcATTGCACTGTCTTCCCTGACATTGACTGTCATGGACCCAGAACATTTCAAAGGGATGGAGTTCCTTGCATAAGATACTCTGAACATTACTTCCTCACCACCTTACTATACAGTTTGCTGCTGGGTTTCTTGGGCATGGACCGTTTTTGTTTGGGTCAGACTGGAACAGCTGTTGGTAAACTACTAACATTGGGAGGAGTTGGTGTTTGGTGGATTGTTGATATTATATTACTTATTACCAATCGTTTGACACCAGAGGATGACAGCAATTGGAATCCGTATGTTTAG
- the LOC131997064 gene encoding uncharacterized protein LOC131997064, which yields MAAKPLILAHVVSDNFKLIKTKEKSYDVNRRMLEENMDEACASEMIAEGAAIECTVGSIGSVGASCDKILESNVASGMSGEMCAGVSAATGSRRMDAAKTGNGVSRGREGEDEMQNKRRRTEENVIITYNEGHVGDFAVLVDTSKSDEIRNTRRRNGLYLYEKIKDIISASDGIDEIKDVGRTMYKIKFFTAVAANKFVSNKRLAERNLKAFIPRNFVETFGVLRDVPLSITEDEIAADVRRCLAIEDSPLKLMSVQRFTRRDLDDRTRMIPTGSVKVGFSGGALPRDVKVNYTRTMVHTFYPSVRQCRKCGRLGHLEMGCKSSRRCLKCGVEGDQCGGDCEIIRCVLCRKTGHLASNRDVCQVWQKETRINKLMAENKMSRSEVLDSFGQVRTNRFEELMDNEDFPQMQGGGRNVRDRVRESNRILTPWAYNAVAKKVSNARKEVAVAQGAQIHPRMFDEVSPSQPVYQYPGYSRVSELEKIMQELLKFMRDHFTQVGSDAGLVAVRHFSERVNKYNVQSLKKNKATLEYLLNKDGFDICCLCETFSHEDVNKNNKIFNFNLAEKRRGDGYGGVAIGLRKYISFKTLDFVTDLDIVIVKTLNLKKNFVFCAVYCPPSISVPAFELEMSTLLNYLETLNDVVLLGDFNARCLAWGDSVTMPKGRILQQLTDNAGFICFNNGAHTFKRSLADDNGTVLDLCFANGASEMEWSTLSFLIGGSHHFPIEITIKSDRISYGKFVAKNLLADALSRTSFGPDMDEIEKSFLNEINSATFKIKDNRVPNFWWQKNLDVLFRSQKAAFKKCERYPTLENIEAASTARKEWKLAVLNAKRESFKANLAGLNADPGTKQAWNFVKNVVGRRKIGATSSWNAENNEAYLKFLKEQVPCDDDVAVMDLVCPRAVKFEYEDFERVLNGKRKASAGGCDGITYDMIKALPDISKSVLFTALNNCFANNLIRDGWRRIKIVPVPKPGKDLKDYRNFRPISLIAVFLKMINLMVKDKVACFLEAMGFLPERCFAYRRGRSTSSCVNDLLHRTAVLKANGFKVMIVALDIANAYNCVKIEVLSKILVDCGLEMHYIAWIRNFLSNRILCLGKSTTTVVDGLPQGSCLSPLLFNVYTKNLHGIEDWSSLVYQYADDFLIMVFDKDFNEAEKKLQTKVQAFYDLCKELNLSFQADKSQIMYLAKGSRKKVSLSVNGAVIQQVKTLKYLGRTITASLSVKDHYTRIAKEVESRKNVFKFLTPVKGGLDPAVALNLYRSLIRSKLEYARATAAHTPMSINKKIMTTQNATLRRCLGVTPSTPIHVIYALANEMPAAERSLWLTARELLRVKSMNPDLYAMVAENPYVRSSYSHVYHMFQEIFDVISVVEEECRPVSLTVRSSIVCGDRANVAKEIFQKMYCKEIAEYKDDGFVVFATDASVKAGSAGCAVFNATRDQRFLFRIQGKTSSLFSELIALLKAVEIAVEDGCCEFVVFTDSLNACRLLSAPRTKNHLVAGIFRKLNFSNINKCHIVWAPAHVGIKINETADWLAKYAADIGAPVNFDYTLEEGLRRIKDEIYDIWNRDYRLKSTGKGRKFFELFPDIPSRPWFLGADLEPAEKKILNRMFTGHTYDKTYLHRFNPGLSCFCDICGCRESVGHMIFECPKYRSLRSRFSIFT from the exons ATGGCGGCTAAGCCGCTCATTTTGGCGCATGTGGTGTCTGATAATTTCAAGTTGATTAAGACTAAGGAGAAATCGTATGATGTCAATAGGAGAATGCTTGAGGAAAATATGGATGAAGCGTGTGCAAGTGAAATGATTGCTGAGGGTGCTGCTATTGAATGTACCGTTGGGAGTATTGGAAGTGTTGGTGCGAGCTGCGACAAGATATTGGAAAGCAATGTTGCTAGTGGTATGAGTGGTGAGATGTGTGCTGGTGTGAGTGCTGCGACTGGAAGTAGAAGGATGGATGCCGCTAAAACAGGTAACGGGGTATCTAGAGGACGGGAGGGGGAAGATGAGATGCAGAATAAGAGAAGAAGAACAGAGGAGAATGTGATAATTACTTATAATGAGGGGCATGTTGGTGACTTTGCTGTCCTTGTCGATACATCGAAGTCTGATGAAATTAGAAATACGAGAAGAAGAAATGGTCTATATCTGTACGAGAAAATTAAAGATATTATTTCTGCTAGTGATGGCATTGATGAGATTAAGGATGTGGGGCGCACAATGTATAAGATTAAGTTCTTTACTGCGGTGGCAGCCAACAAGTTTGTTAGTAACAAGAGATTGGCTGAGAGAAATTTGAAGGCGTTCATTCCACGTAATTTTGTGGAAACTTTTGGTGTGCTCAGGGATGTACCTCTGTCGATTACTGAGGACGAAATTGCTGCTGATGTAAGAAGATGCTTAGCAATAGAGGATTCTCCTCTTAAATTGATGTCTGTACAGAGGTTCACTAGAAGAGATTTGGATGATAGAACAAGGATGATTCCTACTGGGTCGGTGAAGGTTGGTTTTAGCGGGGGTGCACTCCCAAGAGATGTGAAGGTGAATTATACGAGAACAATGGTGCATACGTTCTATCCGAGTGTAAGGCAATGCAGGAAGTGTGGAAGGCTTGGGCATTTGGAGATGGGCTGTAAGTCCAGCAGAAGATGTCTGAAATGTGGCGTAGAGGGCGATCAATGCGGAGGAGACTGTGAGATCATCAGGTGTGTGCTCTGTAGGAAGACTGGCCATCTGGCGTCTAACAGAGATGTGTGCCAAGTTTGGCAGAAAGAGACAAGGATCAACAAGTTGATGGCTGAGAACAAGATGTCGAGGTCGGAGGTTTTGGATTCGTTTGGACAAGTAAGAACTAATAGATTTGAGGAGCTGATGGACAATGAGGATTTCCCGCAGATGCAAGGAGGAGGAAGGAATGTTAGAGATAGAGTCAGAGAGTCTAACAGGATTTTGACACCGTGGGCGTATAATGCGGTTGCGAAGAAGGTTTCTAACGCGCGTAAGGAGGTGGCTGTGGCGCAGGGCGCGCAGATACATCCGAGAATGTTTGATGAGGTGTCTCCCTCTCAGCCAGTATACCAGTACCCTGGCTATAGCAGGGTGAGTGAGCTGGAGAAGATCATGCAAGAGCTGTTGAAATTTATGCGGGATCATTTTACGCAAGTGGGCAGTGATGCGGGCCTGGTGGCTGTCAGGCATTTTTCAGAGCGTGTTAATAAA TATAATGTGCAATCGCTGAAGAAGAACAAAGCTACATTAGAATATTTGCTAAACAAGGATGGTTTTGATATTTGCTGCTTATGTGAGACTTTTTCTCATGAGGACGTTAACaagaataataaaatttttaactttaaccTGGCGGAAAAGAGACGTGGTGATGGCTACGGAGGCGTGGCCATTGGCCTAAGAAAATATATTAGTTTTAAAACTTTAGACTTTGTTACTGACTTGGATATTGTGATTGTCAAAACTCTGAACTTAAAGAAGAACTTTGTCTTTTGTGCTGTTTATTGTCCTCCGTCTATATCGGTTCCTGCTTTCGAGCTTGAGATGTCGACTCTTTTGAACTACCTGGAGACTTTGAATGATGTTGTACTGCTTGGTGACTTTAATGCGAGATGCCTGGCTTGGGGTGACAGTGTCACCATGCCTAAAGGTCGGATCCTGCAGCAGCTAACTGACAATGCTGGCTTTATTTGCTTTAATAATGGTGCACATACCTTCAAGAGATCCTTGGCTGATGATAATGGTACTGTTTTAGACCTTTGTTTTGCTAATGGTGCGTCGGAGATGGAATGGAGCACTTTATCCTTTTTAATTGGTGGAAGCCATCACTTTCCTATTGAGATTACAATTAAGTCGGATAGGATTTCCTATGGCAAGTTTGTAGCGAAGAATTTGCTGGCGGACGCCTTAAGTCGAACTTCTTTTGGGCCTGATATGGATGAGATTGAAAAGTCCTTTTTGAATGAAATAAATAGTGCTACTTTCAAGATTAAAGATAACAGGGTTCCCAATTTCTGGTGGCAGAAGAACTTGGATGTCTTATTTAGATCTCAAAAAGCTGCCTTTAAGAAATGTGAAAGATATCCTACGCTGGAGAATATTGAAGCGGCGAGCACTGCTAGGAAAGAGTGGAAGTTGGCAGTTTTGAATGCAAAGAGAGAAAGTTTTAAGGCTAACCTGGCTGGTCTGAATGCTGACCCGGGAACGAAACAGGCTTGGAATTTCGTAAAAAACGTGGTTGGGAGGCGCAAGATCGGTGCTACCAGCTCGTGGAATGCTGAAAATAATGAGGCATATTTGAAATTTCTCAAGGAACAAGTGCCGTGTGATGATGATGTAGCTGTAATGGATCTGGTGTGCCCAAGGGCTGTAAAGTTTGAATATGAGGATTTTGAAAGAGTGCTGAATGGCAAAAGAAAGGCGTCGGCTGGTGGCTGTGACGGCATTACGTATGACATGATCAAAGCACTTCCGGATATCTCTAAGAGCGTGTTGTTTACTGCCCTTAATAATTGCTTTGCGAATAATCTAATCAGAGATGGCTGGAGAAGGATCAAGATTGTGCCGGTGCCTAAGCCGGGCAAAGATTTGAAGGATTATAGGAATTTCAGACCAATCTCTTTAATAGCTGTCTTCCTGAAAATGATTAATCTTATGGTTAAGGATAAGGTTGCTTGCTTTCTGGAGGCTATGGGTTTCTTGCCTGAGCGATGCTTTGCATACAGGAGGGGGAGGTCTACCTCATCCTGTGTTAATGATTTATTGCACCGTACTGCGGTTCTTAAGGCGAATGGTTTTAAAGTTATGATTGTGGCCCTAGACATCGCAAATGCTTATAACTGTGTCAAGATTGAGGTACTGAGCAAGATTTTGGTTGATTGTGGTTTGGAGATGCATTATATAGCGTGGATacgcaattttttgtcaaatagGATTTTGTGTCTTGGCAAAAGCACAACCACTGTTGTCGATGGTCTGCCGCAAGGGAGCTGTTTATCCCCGCTGCTATTTAATGTTTACACGAAGAACCTACACGGAATAGAAGATTGGTCTAGCTTGGTTTACCAATATGCGGATGATTTCTTGATAATGGTGTTTGATAAAGACTTTAATGAAGCGGAGAAGAAGCTTCAGACGAAGGTGCAAGCCTTTTATGATCTATGCAAAGAATTAAATCTTTCCTTTCAGGCGGATAAATCCCAGATTATGTACTTGGCGAAGGGCAGCAGGAAGAAGGTGAGCCTGTCTGTTAATGGAGCTGTgattcaacaagtcaagacccttaAGTATCTAGGAAGGACGATAACTGCATCGTTATCCGTTAAAGACCACTACACTCGAATTGCCAAGGAAGTTGAGtcaagaaaaaatgtttttaaatttctgACACCTGTTAAGGGAGGTCTGGATCCAGCCGTAGCTCTTAATCTATATCGTTCTCTGATAAGATCGAAGCTGGAGTATGCGAGGGCTACTGCAGCCCATACTCCGATGAGTATAAATAAGAAGATTATGACAACTCAAAATGCCACTCTGAGAAGATGTTTGGGAGTGACGCCCTCTACGCCAATTCATGTGATCTATGCCCTTGCAAATGAGATGCCTGCCGCGGAGCGCAGTTTGTGGCTGACGGCTAGGGAGTTATTAAGAGTGAAATCTATGAACCCAGATTTATACGCAATGGTTGCGGAAAACCCGTATGTACGCTCCAGCTATAGTCATGTTTATCACATGTTTCAGGAGATTTTTGATGTGATTTCTGTTGTAGAGGAAGAGTGCAGGCCTGTCAGTCTGACGGTGCGGTCTTCGATTGTTTGTGGAGACAGAGCCAATGTTGCTAAAGAGATTTTTCAGAAAATGTATTGCAAAGAGATAGCGGAGTATAAAGATGATGGTTTTGTTGTGTTTGCCACGGATGCATCGGTGAAGGCTGGGAGTGCTGGATGTGCCGTTTTTAATGCCACGCGGGATCAGCGGTTCCTGTTTAGAATTCAGGGGAAGACGTCAAGCCTCTTCTCTGAGTTAATAGCGCTGCTTAAGGCAGTTGAGATTGCGGTGGAGGATGGCTGCTGTGAATTTGTTGTCTTTACGGATAGTCTAAATGCCTGCAGACTGCTGAGTGCCCCTCGTACGAAGAATCACCTTGTTGCTGGAATTTTTCGGAAGCTGAATTTCTCTAATATCAACAAATGCCATATTGTATGGGCACCTGCCCACGTTGGTATTAAAATCAATGAGACTGCTGACTGGCTGGCTAAGTATGCAGCTGATATTGGTGCCCCTGTTAATTTTGATTACACCCTCGAGGAAGGGTTAAGGCGTATAAAGGATGAGATATATGATATTTGGAATCGTGACTATCGTTTGAAATCTACTGGAAAAGGCAGAAAGTTCTTTGAGCTGTTTCCTGATATTCCCTCCCGTCCCTGGTTCCTAGGGGCTGACTTGGAACCTGCGGAGAAAAAGATACTTAATAGAATGTTTACAGGACACACCTATGATAAAACCTATTTGCATAGATTTAACCCCGGTTTGTCATGCTTTTGTGACATATGTGGCTGTCGGGAATCTGTGGGGCACATGATTTTTGAGTGCCCTAAATATCGCTCACTGAGATCTCGTTTTAGTATTTTTA CATAA